From one Triticum aestivum cultivar Chinese Spring chromosome 4B, IWGSC CS RefSeq v2.1, whole genome shotgun sequence genomic stretch:
- the LOC123091542 gene encoding uncharacterized protein isoform X2, producing MQPSENMVEENISSAGKHAISSENVNAERTMSVGESAASGEVDGEDNCSLSVGNARDPELIEEADDKGATVNSSMKLIENVQSVEISEDADGEKGCIMNDANDASVAGEAATVHSIAGEELGDDSGNNVIGEIESMSEQKNSAGNKNMNCHVAAETSKLYEDDGAKSINMVARREERLQPYGGLCFESYEDLIEELERSLSLSDDEEDFSDVADNNGLNDALHNQIGSRRFLSGGKMNDSPRSDPHGRLIEELERYFSDPEEPLEHHIAVADKDIQEKIHVKEHDKDPQFLVNESANAFSDTDELSEHIGVADTDTREKIHVKEHDKNPQFLVNGSANACEADGKYVQSEQNFEKNELIAYGTKELEEGCTGGDNKIVCVHGNEHFVLTNTDSPDTIHENEIDRDAQYLDTGSAKPCEGSISSFGDGHLKSGQSFQQNELTTEGPKGKEDGCIEDDNKINCFHANEHAVVADKDVAEIIHENEHNKDPQYLGTETANLCEEDISSFNDEHLNSGQIFDQHEVTSNDGTEEQKQGHTEDGNTTICVQADNPVADAGFSSLSNERIHCKPTSFTKKKEEISCRYRDSLLRQGLSLDSEDFRSIQNFIESQMDGTSSSLSSGSPSQGDFSIKASSKFKTVDQLERLKKMDGLRDQLNRLSSNKGLEKRYQKKDLEYQPQQLNTYDVDQQFRSVDTDSIPSSCTLDSYYGHGKPPRYPPPNPFSPPHSCAHCHFGHVQAHIPHNFDAWELNSYYQSSQAGTSIPDHDSLKSSFKEQKRVVRKHILRPLSGASPYTVCNSCFFLVQMPSDIYMSKRKIGKMQCGKCSKVIVLSVPAVNHANANASKELTQKLSKADNRKVARTESASYPVSVSEEYGPSFTRSLSTRAGPSLAATQSSKKVSDSALHLLMGYDSASQLLRHSRAFERRSRVFDDGYESFESMVPVSNRVSRRKNM from the coding sequence ATGCAGCCTAGTGAAAATATGGTTGAGGAAAATATTTCCTCTGCCGGCAAGCATGCCATCTCCAGTGAGAATGTTAACGCAGAAAGGACTATGTCTGTTGGAGAGAGTGCAGCATCTGGCGAGGTTGACGGTGAGGACAATTGTTCCCTAAGTGTTGGCAATGCCCGAGACCCTGAGTTGATCGAAGAGGCAGATGACAAAGGTGCTACAGTTAATTCTAGTATGAAACTAATAGAAAATGTACAGAGTGTTGAAATAAGTGAAGATGCAGATGGGGAAAAGGGTTGTATTATGAATGATGCAAACGATGCTAGTGTTGCCGGCGAAGCTGCAACTGTCCATAGCATTGCAGGTGAGGAACTGGGAGATGATTCCGGTAACAATGTGATAGGAGAAATAGAGAGCATGTCTGAGCAAAAAAATTCTGCTGGCAACAAAAATATGAACTGCCATGTGGCAGCTGAGACAAGCAAACTGTATGAGGATGATGGGGCTAAATCCATTAACATGGTGGCTCGGAGAGAGGAGAGGTTGCAACCGTATGGGGGTTTATGTTTTGAATCTTATGAAGATCTGATTGAGGAATTGGAGAGGTCTTTATCATTAAGTGATGATGAGGAAGACTTTTCGGATGTAGCAGACAATAATGGGCTTAATGATGCTCTGCATAATCAAATTGGTAGCCGAAGGTTTTTGTCAGGGGGCAAAATGAATGATAGCCCTCGAAGTGATCCTCATGGTCGATTGATTGAAGAACTGGAGAGGTATTTCAGTGATCCAGAAGAACCGTTAGAACATCACATTGCAGTTGCAGACAAAGACATTCAAGAAAAAATTCATGTGAAGGAGCATGATAAGGATCCTCAATTCCTGGTTAATGAAAGTGCAAATGCTTTCAGTGACACAGATGAACTGTCAGAACATATTGGGGTTGCAGACACAGACACTCGAGAGAAAATTCATGTGAAGGAGCATGATAAGAATCCACAATTCCTGGTTAATGGAAGTGCAAATGCATGTGAAGCTGATGGCAAATATGTACAatctgaacaaaattttgaaaagaatGAGCTAATAGCTTATGGCACTAAAGAATTGGAAGAGGGTTGCACTGGAGGTGATAATAAGATTGTCTGTGTTCATGGGAATGAGCATTTCGTGCTTACAAACACAGACAGTCCAGACACAATTCATGAGAATGAGATTGATAGGGATGCACAATACCTGGACACTGGAAGTGCAAAGCCATGTGAAGGAAGCATCTCTTCCTTTGGTGACGGACATCTCAAATCTGGACAAAGTTTCCAACAAAACGAGCTAACAACTGAAGGCCCTAAAGGGAAGGAAGATGGTTGTATTGAAGATGACAATAAGATCAACTGCTTTCATGCGAATGAGCATGCCGTGGTTGCAGATAAGGACGTTGCAGAAATAATTCATGAGAATGAGCATAATAAGGATCCACAGTACCTGGGGACTGAAACTGCAAATCTATGTGAAGAGGACATCTCTTCATTCAATGATGAACATCTCAATTCTGGACAAATTTTTGATCAACATGAGGTAACTTCCAATGATGGCACTGAAGAACAGAAGCAGGGCCATACGGAAGATGGCAACACCACTATATGTGTTCAAGCTGACAATCCAGTAGCTGATGCTGGTTTTTCAAGCTTGTCAAATGAGAGGATTCATTGCAAACCAACCAGCTTCACTAAGAAAAAAGAAGAGATATCATGCAGGTACAGAGATAGTCTACTTCGTCAAGGACTTTCTCTTGATTCTGAAGACTTCAGGTCAATCCAAAACTTTATTGAATCACAAATGGATGGGACCTCCAGTTCTCTCTCAAGTGGGTCACCTAGTCAAGGGGATTTTTCGATAAAAGCATCAAGTAAGTTCAAGACTGTTGATCAACTTGAGCGCCTCAAGAAGATGGATGGTCTAAGAGATCAGCTAAATAGGCTTTCTAGCAACAAGGGCTTGGAGAAAAGGTATCAGAAGAAAGACCTGGAATACCAGCCACAACAACTGAATACCTATGATGTTGACCAACAGTTTCGAAGTGTTGATACTGATTCCATCCCAAGTTCTTGTACTCTAGACTCCTATTATGGTCATGGAAAGCCACCAAGGTACCCCCCGCCAAATCCTTTCTCACCACCCCATTCATGTGCACACTGCCATTTTGGACATGTGCAAGCGCACATCCCGCACAACTTTGATGCTTGGGAGTTGAATTCATATTACCAATCCTCACAAGCTGGTACCTCAATCCCCGACCACGATTCGCTCAAGTCAAGCTTCAAGGAACAGAAGCGTGTGGTGAGAAAGCATATTTTGCGGCCTCTGTCAGGTGCTTCACCATATACCGTCTGCAACAGCTGTTTCTTTTTGGTTCAAATGCCATCAGATATCTACATGTCAAAAAGAAAGATTGGGAAAATGCAGTGTGGTAAGTGCTCCAAGGTTATTGTATTGTCTGTTCCTGCTGTAAATCACGCCAATGCAAATGCCAGTAAGGAACTAACCCAAAAATTAAGCAAGGCTGACAACAGAAAAGTTGCTAGAACTGAGAGTGCTTCTTATCCCGTCAGTGTAAGTGAAGAATATGGACCATCTTTCACAAGAAGCTTGTCTACTCGAGCTGGACCATCCCTTGCTGCCACACAAAGTAGCAAGAAGGTTTCAGACTCGGCACTTCATCTACTCATGGGGTATGATTCAGCAAGCCAGTTATTACGTCACAGCAGGGCGTTTGAGCGTCGCAGCAGGGTGTTCGATGATGGGTATGAAAGCTTTGAGTCAATGGTTCCGGTGTCCAACCGAGTGTCCAGAAGAAAGAACATGTGA
- the LOC123091542 gene encoding uncharacterized protein isoform X1 has translation MSMEAQNLRFVRCPKCLQLLVEYPSIPVYQCGGCGTILRAKNRGAQVTQPDSVSGEQNNFPHSLEGSPRTSKSICSDELKVVSADMQPSENMVEENISSAGKHAISSENVNAERTMSVGESAASGEVDGEDNCSLSVGNARDPELIEEADDKGATVNSSMKLIENVQSVEISEDADGEKGCIMNDANDASVAGEAATVHSIAGEELGDDSGNNVIGEIESMSEQKNSAGNKNMNCHVAAETSKLYEDDGAKSINMVARREERLQPYGGLCFESYEDLIEELERSLSLSDDEEDFSDVADNNGLNDALHNQIGSRRFLSGGKMNDSPRSDPHGRLIEELERYFSDPEEPLEHHIAVADKDIQEKIHVKEHDKDPQFLVNESANAFSDTDELSEHIGVADTDTREKIHVKEHDKNPQFLVNGSANACEADGKYVQSEQNFEKNELIAYGTKELEEGCTGGDNKIVCVHGNEHFVLTNTDSPDTIHENEIDRDAQYLDTGSAKPCEGSISSFGDGHLKSGQSFQQNELTTEGPKGKEDGCIEDDNKINCFHANEHAVVADKDVAEIIHENEHNKDPQYLGTETANLCEEDISSFNDEHLNSGQIFDQHEVTSNDGTEEQKQGHTEDGNTTICVQADNPVADAGFSSLSNERIHCKPTSFTKKKEEISCRYRDSLLRQGLSLDSEDFRSIQNFIESQMDGTSSSLSSGSPSQGDFSIKASSKFKTVDQLERLKKMDGLRDQLNRLSSNKGLEKRYQKKDLEYQPQQLNTYDVDQQFRSVDTDSIPSSCTLDSYYGHGKPPRYPPPNPFSPPHSCAHCHFGHVQAHIPHNFDAWELNSYYQSSQAGTSIPDHDSLKSSFKEQKRVVRKHILRPLSGASPYTVCNSCFFLVQMPSDIYMSKRKIGKMQCGKCSKVIVLSVPAVNHANANASKELTQKLSKADNRKVARTESASYPVSVSEEYGPSFTRSLSTRAGPSLAATQSSKKVSDSALHLLMGYDSASQLLRHSRAFERRSRVFDDGYESFESMVPVSNRVSRRKNM, from the exons ATGTCCATGGAAGCTCAGAATCTTCGGTTTGTCAGGTGCCCCAAATGCCTCCAGCTTCTCGTGGAGTACCCGTCCATTCCGGTTTACCAGTGTGGTGGCTGCGGCACCATTCTTAGAG CGAAAAATCGAGGTGCGCAAGTAACTCAGCCTGATTCGGTATCCGGTGAACAGAACAATTTTCCACACAGCTTGGAAGGGTCCCCTCGGACCAGCAAGTCTATTTGTTCTGATGAACTGAAAGTTGTCTCTGCTGATATGCAGCCTAGTGAAAATATGGTTGAGGAAAATATTTCCTCTGCCGGCAAGCATGCCATCTCCAGTGAGAATGTTAACGCAGAAAGGACTATGTCTGTTGGAGAGAGTGCAGCATCTGGCGAGGTTGACGGTGAGGACAATTGTTCCCTAAGTGTTGGCAATGCCCGAGACCCTGAGTTGATCGAAGAGGCAGATGACAAAGGTGCTACAGTTAATTCTAGTATGAAACTAATAGAAAATGTACAGAGTGTTGAAATAAGTGAAGATGCAGATGGGGAAAAGGGTTGTATTATGAATGATGCAAACGATGCTAGTGTTGCCGGCGAAGCTGCAACTGTCCATAGCATTGCAGGTGAGGAACTGGGAGATGATTCCGGTAACAATGTGATAGGAGAAATAGAGAGCATGTCTGAGCAAAAAAATTCTGCTGGCAACAAAAATATGAACTGCCATGTGGCAGCTGAGACAAGCAAACTGTATGAGGATGATGGGGCTAAATCCATTAACATGGTGGCTCGGAGAGAGGAGAGGTTGCAACCGTATGGGGGTTTATGTTTTGAATCTTATGAAGATCTGATTGAGGAATTGGAGAGGTCTTTATCATTAAGTGATGATGAGGAAGACTTTTCGGATGTAGCAGACAATAATGGGCTTAATGATGCTCTGCATAATCAAATTGGTAGCCGAAGGTTTTTGTCAGGGGGCAAAATGAATGATAGCCCTCGAAGTGATCCTCATGGTCGATTGATTGAAGAACTGGAGAGGTATTTCAGTGATCCAGAAGAACCGTTAGAACATCACATTGCAGTTGCAGACAAAGACATTCAAGAAAAAATTCATGTGAAGGAGCATGATAAGGATCCTCAATTCCTGGTTAATGAAAGTGCAAATGCTTTCAGTGACACAGATGAACTGTCAGAACATATTGGGGTTGCAGACACAGACACTCGAGAGAAAATTCATGTGAAGGAGCATGATAAGAATCCACAATTCCTGGTTAATGGAAGTGCAAATGCATGTGAAGCTGATGGCAAATATGTACAatctgaacaaaattttgaaaagaatGAGCTAATAGCTTATGGCACTAAAGAATTGGAAGAGGGTTGCACTGGAGGTGATAATAAGATTGTCTGTGTTCATGGGAATGAGCATTTCGTGCTTACAAACACAGACAGTCCAGACACAATTCATGAGAATGAGATTGATAGGGATGCACAATACCTGGACACTGGAAGTGCAAAGCCATGTGAAGGAAGCATCTCTTCCTTTGGTGACGGACATCTCAAATCTGGACAAAGTTTCCAACAAAACGAGCTAACAACTGAAGGCCCTAAAGGGAAGGAAGATGGTTGTATTGAAGATGACAATAAGATCAACTGCTTTCATGCGAATGAGCATGCCGTGGTTGCAGATAAGGACGTTGCAGAAATAATTCATGAGAATGAGCATAATAAGGATCCACAGTACCTGGGGACTGAAACTGCAAATCTATGTGAAGAGGACATCTCTTCATTCAATGATGAACATCTCAATTCTGGACAAATTTTTGATCAACATGAGGTAACTTCCAATGATGGCACTGAAGAACAGAAGCAGGGCCATACGGAAGATGGCAACACCACTATATGTGTTCAAGCTGACAATCCAGTAGCTGATGCTGGTTTTTCAAGCTTGTCAAATGAGAGGATTCATTGCAAACCAACCAGCTTCACTAAGAAAAAAGAAGAGATATCATGCAGGTACAGAGATAGTCTACTTCGTCAAGGACTTTCTCTTGATTCTGAAGACTTCAGGTCAATCCAAAACTTTATTGAATCACAAATGGATGGGACCTCCAGTTCTCTCTCAAGTGGGTCACCTAGTCAAGGGGATTTTTCGATAAAAGCATCAAGTAAGTTCAAGACTGTTGATCAACTTGAGCGCCTCAAGAAGATGGATGGTCTAAGAGATCAGCTAAATAGGCTTTCTAGCAACAAGGGCTTGGAGAAAAGGTATCAGAAGAAAGACCTGGAATACCAGCCACAACAACTGAATACCTATGATGTTGACCAACAGTTTCGAAGTGTTGATACTGATTCCATCCCAAGTTCTTGTACTCTAGACTCCTATTATGGTCATGGAAAGCCACCAAGGTACCCCCCGCCAAATCCTTTCTCACCACCCCATTCATGTGCACACTGCCATTTTGGACATGTGCAAGCGCACATCCCGCACAACTTTGATGCTTGGGAGTTGAATTCATATTACCAATCCTCACAAGCTGGTACCTCAATCCCCGACCACGATTCGCTCAAGTCAAGCTTCAAGGAACAGAAGCGTGTGGTGAGAAAGCATATTTTGCGGCCTCTGTCAGGTGCTTCACCATATACCGTCTGCAACAGCTGTTTCTTTTTGGTTCAAATGCCATCAGATATCTACATGTCAAAAAGAAAGATTGGGAAAATGCAGTGTGGTAAGTGCTCCAAGGTTATTGTATTGTCTGTTCCTGCTGTAAATCACGCCAATGCAAATGCCAGTAAGGAACTAACCCAAAAATTAAGCAAGGCTGACAACAGAAAAGTTGCTAGAACTGAGAGTGCTTCTTATCCCGTCAGTGTAAGTGAAGAATATGGACCATCTTTCACAAGAAGCTTGTCTACTCGAGCTGGACCATCCCTTGCTGCCACACAAAGTAGCAAGAAGGTTTCAGACTCGGCACTTCATCTACTCATGGGGTATGATTCAGCAAGCCAGTTATTACGTCACAGCAGGGCGTTTGAGCGTCGCAGCAGGGTGTTCGATGATGGGTATGAAAGCTTTGAGTCAATGGTTCCGGTGTCCAACCGAGTGTCCAGAAGAAAGAACATGTGA